Sequence from the Myxococcota bacterium genome:
CCGCGGGGGGGGCGTGTGGTTGGGGCGGGCGGCGGGGGGGGGGGGCCGGCCGGGCGGGGCCCCCCCCCCCGGCTCTACTTCCGCCCGATGCGCACCGTCTCACCATCGAAGGTCGGCACCGACAACACGAAGTCGTCGGTCGGGTATCCGATCGCCTGCTCTTCGAGGATGCCGATCGCGATCTCCTCCCCCATCCGCAAACTGTCGTAGTAGTCCGAGTAGTAGTGCACGCCGGCCATGTTGCGACCGATCGAGATGTTGGCTGCCAGCTTGTTCAGCTCGCCCTCGAGGGTCAGCGGGCACTCGTGCGGCTTCGGCGTCCGGGAGTCGATCGGAACCTTCTTCTTGCCACCGTTCCTGGTCGGTTCGAAGACCAGCGCCCTCGAGACGTTCCGATAGAAGCCCGCCTTCCCGCGGTTGCAGCCCGGGTCGCCGTTGAGACCGAGGACCGTTCCCGTATCGAAGAAGGCCTTCACGATCGTGGTGCACGCACCCGCGACCGTCGCGTGTCCAGCACCGTAGGTGGGGTGCATCGGCGAGCCCTCGGCAAAGGCCATCGGCAGCAGCGCCGAGGCCTGACGGACCGTGTTCCGGTTGAAGTCGCAAACCGCCTCGACCGTGGCCCCGATGCCGTCGCGCAGCTCGCCGAAGCCGCCGCAGAGCGCCGGGAACTTGCGATCGAGCTCGCGCGCCTTCTCGATGCGCGCGGCCAGGGCCTCGGGGCGCAGCCGGAGGTGGTTGTTGAACTTCTGGAAACGCACGGCCTTGAGCGCCCGCGTCGCGACCTCGGTGACCAGGGTCAGGATGTGCGGGCCGCCCCAGAGCGCGAATCCACCCGCGTTCTGCGGAATCTCGTCCTTCGAGAGCGGGTGGAACACGTCGCGCATGCCCGACAGCTTCGCGAAACCCGGATCGAAGGGCGTCTTCATCGCCAGCAGGATCAGCGTCGCGTTCAGGTAAGCCTGGTAGAGCGCGTCGAAGTGCACGTAGGTGGCGAGATCGCGGGGTGTACAGATGAGCCGTCGCTCGCCCGCGAAGCTCTGGCCGGGACCGCACTTCGCGTTCCTCCGGCCGCGTCCGCAGTCGTTGACGTCGAAGCCGTCCTGGACGTCGAGCCAGTCCTTCCAGAGCTGCATGTAGTCGACGTGTTCGTCGGCCACCGGCACCTTCTGGTCGATCAGCTGCGCGCCGTAGGGGATCTTGCCGTGCTCCAGATCGAGCTCCCCGGTCTGGTTGCGTCCGCCGATATGCAGGAACTGGGACAGATAGGGCCCGTTCTCGACCCCCGGGCTCGAGCCGCGGAAGAGGGTCTGCCGATCGAGAAGGCCGCTCGCGTCCGTCGTGCGCGGCCGCTCCGGGAAGCCGTCCTGGGCGTAGTCGAGGGCGTTGAGTCGCGCGATTGCGTCGTTCAGAGCGGGTCCGCCCCCGGTCTCGAAGGCGCTGAAGGGCACGTCTCGCAGCAGGGCGAGTTCGTAGACCTCGGCCATCTCGAAGGCGAGTTCGTCCGAGCCCAGCTCGGGGGCGGGCGGCATCGTCACCGCCTGGGCATCCGGCCCCTCCAGGTCGAACACGAGCCCCGCGGTCGGCGCCTCCCACTGGCGGCGACGACACCCGCGCTTCGGCGGGGTCTGCGGCGCAGTGGGCACCGGCACGCGGGTGGAAAAGGGCTCCACGAAGCCGTCGTCGATGGCGGCCCGGAAGGCTTCGAAATGGGCCGCGTCGGACACGACGCCGAGGTTCGCATCGTGGGCCAGGCCCTTCGTGAAGCTCATCGGGTAGCGCGCGAACGCGTAGCGCTGCTCGTCGGGGTTCGCGGTATGGGTCGGGTGCTCTCGGTTGCGCGCCCGCTCGGCGGCTTCGATCCGGACACGGCGGGCGGCTTCGGCGCGATCTTCGGGCATGGGAGACTCTCCTCGGTGGGTTGGGTGGGAGGAGAGCGTGTCCGAAACGCGAGGGTTTCGATGTAAACCAGGTTGCTTTCGGCGAGCCTCCACAACGCCCGCGAACGAGTACGCCCGACACCCGTCACCGGGGGGGCGCGACCTCGGAAACGCGCGGAACGGCGCCTCAGTCGATCGGGCGGTCCCAGTCGTCCGGGTGGTCGAGCTCGGGGTCGGCCTCCACCGAGCCGCCGGCCTGCTTGCCGAGCATCTTCTTCGCGAGCCCATCGAGGCCGGTCGTCCGGGTACTCAAGGCGCGGCGCGCCAAGCGGGTGAGCATCGATTGCTTGAGCTCGCGGAGACGCTGATCGCGTTCGGTGCGGATCGTCATGGCGCTAGGCCAGGGTCGTCTGCGACATGCCATCCGGCGGGTCGCATGGGACCAGGCGTCCCGGGTAGCCCTTGAAGTTCGGGATGCCCTGCTCGTAGTCGAGAAGGTCGTCGGTGTCGGTGGTCAGGACGGCGTCGGACGACACGAACGCGCCCGCGAGGTCGAGGTCGCCGCGGGTCTCGGGGTACCACCAGCCATGGGGCACGCGCAGATGGCCCGGGCGCATGCCCGACTCGATGCTCACCCGCGCGTAGACGTGGCCGTGCTCGGTTTCGAGCCGCGCCCACTGGTCGTCGACCAACCCATCGCGCGCCGCGTCTTCCGGGTGCACGTAGAAGTAGGGAGCGGGCGAGCGCCGCCGCAGCACGCCGATGTTTCGCTGACCGGTCTGGAAGAAGGGATCCTCGCGAACGCCCGAGAACACCCGGTAGGGATACGCGTCGGTCGGCTCCGGCGCGGGGCGGTGGTAGGGCAGCGGGTCGAAGCCCAGGTCAGCGAGGATCGACGAGGCCAGCTCCACCTTCCCGGACGGCGTCGCGAAGCCGGTCTTCCGGTACTTGCGATACTTCGGCACGGGCACGTCCATGAAGTTCGACGCGCGGAACTCCTCGAAGGTCCGTCCCGACGGCTCGAGCCGGTAGTCGATCAGCTCCTCGGCCGTCTTCCACGGGAAGTGCTCAGCGAGGTTCATGCGGTGGGCGAGATCCGTCCAGAACTGGAAGCTCGAACTCGCCTGCTCGGGTGCATCGGCCACCGCTTCCGACAGCGTCAGCCGGTCGGTCCAGGCCCAGGAGTCGCTGATGTGATTGCGCTCGCTGAAGACGTCGCCCGGCATCACGTAGTCGGCCAGCATGGCGGTGGGCGTCATGAAGATCTCGTGGGCGACGATCAGGTCCTGATTCATCATCGCGCGACGGATCTGGTGCTGGTTCGGGTACGAGAGCAGCGTGTTGTTGCCGAGGGTGAAGAACGCCTTGATCGGATAGGGGTCTCCGTCGGCCATCGCGCGGAAGACTTCCGTCGGGTTGGCCATCTGGCAGCCCATCACCTGGTCGACCCAGGGCTGCCCCCAGACGCGCTCCATATGGGGCTTCAGCATCTCCGCGGTCCGGTAGGTGTACGCGGGGTGCCTCTCGTAGCCGAGCTGCTTCGCGCGCTGCTCGGGCAAGATCGAGTCGTGGAGCTGCAGCTCGGATTCGTAGCGCCAATCCGAACGCAGCCCATGCAGGATCTCGCCGCCGACGACGTCGAGATTGCCGGTGATCGCACGCAGGATCGTCTGGATGCGGATCCCGGACGTGGAGTCGAGCTGCTGGTCGGTGATCGGCGTCCACGGAATCACCGCGCCGTCGGCGTTCGCGTAGATGCGCGCGGCCTCGGCGATCTGCTCGGCCGGGACGCCCGTGATCTCGGCCACGCGCTCGAGCGGATACTCGGCGACGCGCTCACTCAGCTCCTGGAAGCCGACACACCAATCGCGCACGAAGTCCTTATCGTAGAGACCCTCGTCGATGATGACCTTCGTCCAGCCGAGGAGCAGCGCGGCGTCGGTGCCCGCGCGAATCTGCAGGTGCAGCGTGGCCCGCTCGGCCTGTTCGGACACGCGCGGGTCGACGACGATCGTCTTCGCGCCCCGCTTGCGGGCCCCCTCGATCGCGTTGTAGATCGGCGTCCACGAGTGCTTCCGCGGGTTGTGGCCTAGCAGCACGATGCAGTTCGCGTTGCCGATGTCGGGCATCGGAAACCAGCCGTAGGTCAGTCGGTTCACCGCGGCCGTGTTCCCGGCACACAGGGCGACGCCCGAGATCCAGTTCGGGGCGCCCAGCAGGTTCATGAACCGGCGGTCGAGGCCGTAGGTGGTCTGGGTATTCCAGCCCGACGTCGAGGTGGCAAAGCCCTCCGGGCCGTACTCGTCCACGACCGCTCGGAGGCGCTCGGCGATCTCGTCCATCGCCTGTTCGTAGGAGATCTCTTCCCAGCGATCCTCACCGCGCGCGCCCACGCGCTTCAGCGGGACGCGCAGGCGTTCCTCATGGTTGTGGATGTGGGGTGCGGCCGTGCCCTTGTAACAGATGTTCCGCGCGAGGGCGGGCGAGTCGTGGGCGATGACACGGTCGACACGGCCATCGACGGAGATGGTGCGGACCTGGCAACCGATGTCGCAGACCGAGCAGATGTTGTAGCCGGTGCGCCGGGTCGAATCCGTCGGTTGGTTCTGGGTCGTCACGTCAGTCTCCCTCGCGCCCGATGCGGGCGTCGTGTTCGTCGGCCAGGCGGAGCAGCTGCTCGAGGACGCGATCCTCGTGGCGGAGCGGCTCGCCGTTCGTGGCGCGTCCGAGCAAGAGCCCGAACATGGTCTCTCGCGCCATCCAGAAGAAGGACTGGGCCGGCTCGTCGACGAGCAGCGCGGAACGCTGCTCGGGGTGCACGAGCTTCGCGAAGCGCTCGACGACGGGCCCGATCGAGGCGCCGAGCGCCGGGTCGTTCGCCGCCGCAAGCCACGCTTCGATCACGACCTTGAAGTCGAAGCGCGTCATCGTCTCCCAGGTGCGCGCCACCAGGTCGGTGACCGAAGCCGGCGCCGCCGAGGTCGTCGCGACTTCGGCCAATGCGGTGTAGCGGTGCTCGAGGGCAGCCGCGAAGAGCTCCGGCAAACCGTCGAAGTGGTGCACGAAGGCACCGCGGGTGAGCCCCGCACGCGCGCAAACGGCCACCGAGGTCACCCCGGCCCAACCGTGCTCGACGAGCAGTTCGAGGGTGGCCCGGACCAGGGCCTCCCGGGTCGCCGCCGACCGCTCTGCCTGGGTGCGCTTTGCCATCGCCGCAGGTTAGCAGATAGATGCATCGATGTATGTATATTTATGGAGTCGAAATTCACCAACTCTTTCGATGGCTTACGAAGCCCCTGGGTCGAGTCATGATCGGGAAGCCGAATCACCGGGCGCCCCCCCCCGCGCGAGCGGCGGGAGCCCGAGCGGTCGGGGCGCGACGGGGGCACCGCGCGCCACGCCTGGCGCCGAGCCGGCGCCCCGGCCGGCCGAGCCTTCGTCCTACACGTGTCGGCGTTGATGGCGGTAGGGTGGGCGAACCATGCGCCGTACCACCGCGCTCCTCACCGCCTGGATCCTCGGCTCGGTCTTCGTCTCGACCACGACGTCCGCGACCACCTTCACCTACATCGCGTCGGGCACCACGTCCCCGACGCTGGGGGTGGAGACCTTCGGCCTTTCGCGGACCTTCACCCTGACCTTCGACCTCGACACCGACGCCATGCGAGACGGCGGCGACCCGCATTCCATCTACCCGGAGGGTGTGCAGAACTTCCATCTCCGTTTCGGGCACGGCCGGTTCGTCTTCGCCCCGACGGCAGTCTTCAATGCCGTGATCAACCGCTCGTCGCACGCCTGGAGCATCCCCATCGACCTGACGAGCCCGCAGATCACGACCAACCTCCCCCTGACCGGACGGAACCTGATCACCCTGCAGCCGCTCTTCCTGGAGCGCATCAGTTTCTCGGCGTCCGATCGCGAGGAGGGCTTCTACCTGGAGGT
This genomic interval carries:
- a CDS encoding vanadium-dependent haloperoxidase — its product is MPEDRAEAARRVRIEAAERARNREHPTHTANPDEQRYAFARYPMSFTKGLAHDANLGVVSDAAHFEAFRAAIDDGFVEPFSTRVPVPTAPQTPPKRGCRRRQWEAPTAGLVFDLEGPDAQAVTMPPAPELGSDELAFEMAEVYELALLRDVPFSAFETGGGPALNDAIARLNALDYAQDGFPERPRTTDASGLLDRQTLFRGSSPGVENGPYLSQFLHIGGRNQTGELDLEHGKIPYGAQLIDQKVPVADEHVDYMQLWKDWLDVQDGFDVNDCGRGRRNAKCGPGQSFAGERRLICTPRDLATYVHFDALYQAYLNATLILLAMKTPFDPGFAKLSGMRDVFHPLSKDEIPQNAGGFALWGGPHILTLVTEVATRALKAVRFQKFNNHLRLRPEALAARIEKARELDRKFPALCGGFGELRDGIGATVEAVCDFNRNTVRQASALLPMAFAEGSPMHPTYGAGHATVAGACTTIVKAFFDTGTVLGLNGDPGCNRGKAGFYRNVSRALVFEPTRNGGKKKVPIDSRTPKPHECPLTLEGELNKLAANISIGRNMAGVHYYSDYYDSLRMGEEIAIGILEEQAIGYPTDDFVLSVPTFDGETVRIGRK
- a CDS encoding molybdopterin-dependent oxidoreductase, with product MTTQNQPTDSTRRTGYNICSVCDIGCQVRTISVDGRVDRVIAHDSPALARNICYKGTAAPHIHNHEERLRVPLKRVGARGEDRWEEISYEQAMDEIAERLRAVVDEYGPEGFATSTSGWNTQTTYGLDRRFMNLLGAPNWISGVALCAGNTAAVNRLTYGWFPMPDIGNANCIVLLGHNPRKHSWTPIYNAIEGARKRGAKTIVVDPRVSEQAERATLHLQIRAGTDAALLLGWTKVIIDEGLYDKDFVRDWCVGFQELSERVAEYPLERVAEITGVPAEQIAEAARIYANADGAVIPWTPITDQQLDSTSGIRIQTILRAITGNLDVVGGEILHGLRSDWRYESELQLHDSILPEQRAKQLGYERHPAYTYRTAEMLKPHMERVWGQPWVDQVMGCQMANPTEVFRAMADGDPYPIKAFFTLGNNTLLSYPNQHQIRRAMMNQDLIVAHEIFMTPTAMLADYVMPGDVFSERNHISDSWAWTDRLTLSEAVADAPEQASSSFQFWTDLAHRMNLAEHFPWKTAEELIDYRLEPSGRTFEEFRASNFMDVPVPKYRKYRKTGFATPSGKVELASSILADLGFDPLPYHRPAPEPTDAYPYRVFSGVREDPFFQTGQRNIGVLRRRSPAPYFYVHPEDAARDGLVDDQWARLETEHGHVYARVSIESGMRPGHLRVPHGWWYPETRGDLDLAGAFVSSDAVLTTDTDDLLDYEQGIPNFKGYPGRLVPCDPPDGMSQTTLA
- a CDS encoding TetR/AcrR family transcriptional regulator, translating into MAKRTQAERSAATREALVRATLELLVEHGWAGVTSVAVCARAGLTRGAFVHHFDGLPELFAAALEHRYTALAEVATTSAAPASVTDLVARTWETMTRFDFKVVIEAWLAAANDPALGASIGPVVERFAKLVHPEQRSALLVDEPAQSFFWMARETMFGLLLGRATNGEPLRHEDRVLEQLLRLADEHDARIGREGD